Part of the Mauremys mutica isolate MM-2020 ecotype Southern chromosome 1, ASM2049712v1, whole genome shotgun sequence genome is shown below.
gagccaaaaaaaaaaaaaaaagccaatacagtacaattttaaatgtaaactactaaaaaataaaaggtAGCATTTTTTTcgaataaagtttcaaagctgtattaagtcactgttcagttgtaaacttttaaaaCAGCTATGACATTTTGCTTAGAGTTAAgaatatttcagagttatgaacaacctccattcccaaggtattcataactctgaagttctactttACTTAAAACTAACTCAATCTAAGTATCAGTTAACAGCAAATAAGAGGAGTATGGCAAGTGCAGCAATATCATCATGTCAAGAGATTTAATTACCATGTCCAAGGATaaagaatgtttttaaaagagaaagaaagtgTTAAATTACATGCTCCACCCTGTAGAGAGAGGCAGCTGAACATCTCAAATAGGCTAAGTAGAGGCAGAAGATGACTCAGCTGAGTCGAGGATGTTTATATGGAAAATGTGCATCTGGCAAACTGTACCAGAATGCTCATGTAGTGATTCATTGGTGAATTTCCTTAGGAGAGGGATAGCTAAAGTCAAAAGCAGACAGAGCATACAGCAAGCCACAAAAAAGGGAAGGTGAGGACTAGGTGGTCAATGCCTATCCAACCCAGTTAAGAATTTACTGAAGCTGGAGGTAGTGAATTGTTATTTAGCAATGAAGTGAGGTTTTTGCATATTGGACATTTACTCCGCTTTAAAGACCACCACTGAAAAAAGGTATTAGTCCAGGGAAGGCCTATGGTTCTGTGTTACACAGTATAGGCACCGACTCAGTATAGGGTGCTcagaggctggagcacccacagaaaaaaaaatagcacagACCCACAGATtgatcagctcctcccaccccccccccacgaaccacctcctcctccccccccatgaTAAGCTGGGCCAGTGGTCAGGAGGCACTGACAGGAGGGGGAGGACcaggggtggagcctcaggaGTGGGGGTGGcgttgggggcaggaagaggcagggtggggtggagccttggggggggggaaggagtggggtgtggggcggggcctctgggcagagtggagctggaaaaCCCCCGGGGAAAGCTGAAAGTCAGGGCCTGTGTTAcgcaggtcagactagaagagCACAGCGACTCCTTCTAGCCCTAAACCTCtgtgcttggggagggggggcgctgaGAGGGAATTTCCTCAGCTTCTGTTTTACTGAGTCACTGAATAGCTCTTGCCCCAGATAGGataccccgccccgccccgccctttACCCTCCCCTCCCTGCGTGGCACGCGTGGGGTGGGGTGAgactccccgccccggcccctcctaTCCCAGCCCCACGCGCTGGGCTCGGCCCGTCCtcagctgccgccgccgccgccctcaCCTCTCGCTCTCGCCGGCAGCGGCTCCTCGGTTTCCCGCCCGCGCGCGCTCTTCCCCGCCCTTTCCCGGCCCGCCGCAGCTTCCGCAGCCGGCCCCGGCCTCTACCGGCCAATCACAGAGCGCGCTCCGCTTGGATTGGTCCGGCTGAGCCCCCGTACCGCGAGGGAAGCGAACAAAGTAGGCGTTGATTGGCCCGCGCTCCGCCAATGGGCGGTGCCGGGgagaggggagcggggggctgcGTGTTTCCGGAAGACGTGGCGGCCGCTTCTGCCGCGGCTTCCAGCCACCTCCCCCCTCCCTAGTTCCCTCCTGCCGCCGCCGGCCTCGCCGCCGCCATGATCTCCCTCACCGACACCCAGAGTAAGCGTCCgccggcccggcgggggggggctcccggggcgggggggtcctgGAGCGGCACGAGCCTGACGCCGCTGCCCCGGGCTGCGTCCGGCTCGGGGATGAGCCCGCGCGCTCCTGGCCGCTGCCCTTGGTTCCGGGAGCCGGGGTCTGCGCCGCGCTCTCGTCCCGCTTCCTGCTCGCAGGTGGAGAGATGGgcggccgggcggccggggggtCCCCGGCACCGCTGCTGTGGGCGGGGGATGGGCCTTGCCGGCCCCGGGGTCGTTTCCGCCCGTCTCCGGCTGgccgcccccccctcccgccgGACACCTGCGCCGGGAGGCCTCTGCGTGTCCGGGATCCCTTGGACCAGCTTCGCGCGCCAGAGCGCGGGTAGTGAggggtcatggggggggggggctctgtgtgtAGCTATTTACCGTGTGTTTTCAAACGTCTCCGTGTGGCGAGCCAGCACCGCGCTAGTTACCTTCTAATTCAAAAAGGGAAAGTTGTCCCAGCCACACTCACCATTTGGAAGACGGAATTTTGAGGAAGTGTGTGTCTAACGGTTAGTGTAACCTTTAATAACACCGGTAGGTTTATAAGCAACAAAATTAAAATTGTGCAGTGTTCCGACTTCTGCAACAAACTGCAAACATCCCAAGTAAAATTATATAAGTAGCCAACATCTGATAAGCCAACACACTGCATGTCATGAAGCAATCTTGGTAACAAAACCAGAATCTACTAAAAACCGAAGGCAGAGGGACAGATTATCTTTATATTAAGgctcttttacactgctttgtaaAACGTCTTTAAAGTGAGTGTAAGTGTAATGTATGCCCACTTTAAGACCTCTTTAATTGCCAGAATGGTGTAAAGggcccttagtgtaaatgagaaccagGCCAAAAGCACAATGTATAtttgcataagaacataaaaacggccatagtgggtcagatcagtggtccatctaacccagtatcctgccttccaagtGTGGCCAATGACAGATTCtttaaagggaatgaacagaacaaggcaatcatcaagtgatcatcctctgtcgtccagtcccaacatctggcactcagaggctgagggacacccagagcatgagattgcatctctgaccattgCTGCTAATAACTGCTGATAGagctattctccatgaatttatcttcttctattttgagcccagttatagttttttgcctttcacAATaacccctggcaacaagttccacatgttgactatgtgaagaagtacatccatatgtttgtttaaacctgctacctattaatttcattgagtgacccctggttcttgtgttatgtgaaggggtaaataacacttctttattcactctctacacatcattcatgattttatagtcctctgTCATGTCCACCATAGtcatttcttttcaaagctgaacagtcccaatcttttcaatctcttctcatatggaagctgttttatACACCTAATcctttctgttgcccttctctgtactttttccaattcaaatacatctttttagagatggagtgaccagaactgcactcagtattcaagttgtgggtttactatggatttatatagtcacattatgatattttccattttattatgtatccctttcctaattgctccttacattatttttttttgactgcttctacgcactgagcagatgttttcacagaactattcacaatgattcCAAAATCTATTATGACTCAAGGAAGCTAAtttggaccccatcattttgtatgtatagttgagattacgttttccaatgtgcattactttttacttatcaacattgaatttcccctgtcattttgttacccagtcacccagttttgtgagatccctttgtaactctttgcagtttgccttggacttaactatcttaactAATTTTCTCTCATCTGTAAACCTTGCCACCTCAATGCttattcctttttccagatcatttatgaatatgttgaatagcactggtcccaataTAGATCCTTGGGGAACCTGCTATTTATTCatctccactgtgaaaattgaccattttttcctaccctttatttcctatcttttaatcagttattgatccatggcaagaccttccctcttatcccatgactacctactttgcttaagagcctttcgTGAGGGACCTTAGacgtggactttcagaaagcctttgacactaTATCTTCTTGATCATCCTTGTTCACATGTTTCTTGACACCGTCAAAgagttctaatagattggtgaggcctgattttcctttacaaaaagagtatgttgactcttccccaacataccatgttcatctatgtgtttgaTAATTCTGTTGAGGGTTAGTCTGTTCTTCTCACCAAGGTGTTGTCACTGCATCTTGTGCAGTATGTTCAGGAATTCATCTCTCATCAGCCTGTGACTAGTATATTTAGTCCTACAGCTAACAGGTGTCTGGTACGTCTTTCAAGACCTGCTTCCTGGTGGTGGTTGATGCTTCATCTCTTTTTCAAAATTCAAATTCATAAGGACGTCCATGATGTTTCCCTTTGCTAGTATGAATGGAGTTGGGGAAGAGGGCAGATTCCAATTATAGTCCTCAGTCAGTAATTGATATTTGATATATTTAAGTTTACAGTGAAATATGGGTGTATACTTTTTGAACGTCCGATTAGGGTGTGGATTTTTACAGTATCTTTTAACGGAACATCTAAAATAATAATCTTGTCCTTGTAATAGTAGTGTAAATTTAATTAGATCTTGAATGTTTGCAGTCAAAATGAaaattaaagcaaattttaaaaatatgtgctGTTACAAGTCAGTCCACAGAAATATAATTTGGATATCAAATGGTGTTAAACAATATTGAGAGATGAGCTCACAAAATTAAGGAAGTTAAAGGCTACCAGAGTAGATATAGCTACACAGAGGCTTTGTGAAATCTTCTACTATTGCTAGTAAATGGAAGTACTAGAATATATAAGCTACCAATGGTTTTACCCCTGTGCTGTCTGACCAAGATAAGAAGAcactgggtatgtctatgctgcaattaaaaacttGCCGCTGGCATGTGCCAGTTGACTCAGGCTGATGGGGCTTGTAGgttcttgggctggagcctgggctctaggaccctgctagTTGGGAGGGCCCCAAAGCTCAGGCTTCAGTCTGAGCAGGAACCTCCatgctgcaattaaacagccccttagtccaAGTGAGTCagatggcacaggccagctgcaagtgtctaattgcagtgtagacatatccattgTGATTAAAACATTGTCATCTGGTTTACACTAGTGCTAGGACTGGTGAAGCTTTGCTGCTGTTCAAGCAGATATAGAAGAACTTCACGGAAATCTCAGTCTAGATGAGGCCAAAGGCCTAAACTTGCAGCCCTTTGTGTTTTGATCTTGATCACTGTTGCAGAGAAGAACCTTGTAGGTTTGATTTTCAGGCATCCCTACTGAAACTTATCTTGCAGTTTAATCTAACATGTCTAATGAACTATAATTTTAAAGACTCAAACTTTGATTTTGAGTGACTTGTTAGTAAATCAATGATAAAGCTGTTTTTATTTTCATCTACAGAACTCAGGTGTACACATGCACAATCGTGCTTATATGCTGAATTCTATATCAATATGTAATTTCCTATTTAGTGATGTATTGCACAATATACAGTACATTTCATACACTTACTACTTATAGATCACATCATCAAAGAAGTCTCAGGTAGTTAAAATCACAACATTTAAGACAAATCGGAAGCTTTAAAATTAACTGTTATCTGAAAACTTCTTGAAGCAGGACCCTACTTTATTTTCCATGCTCATAACAATTTAACTAGGTAGAATTCGCTATGGCCATAACTTCCCCCGACATCAAGATAGGAACTAAATGTTTCCACATTTTGTATTAATTTCTGCAGCCTATTCATGTCAACTCTTAATTTGTGAAATAAATTTTCTTATTTGTATGCATTAGTGCTACTTTTTTActaaccttttttatttttattttttttgtattgcAGAGATTGGAATGGGATTAACGGGCTTTGgtgtgtttttccttttctttggaATGATTCTCTTTTTTGATAAAGCACTTTTGGCTATTGGAAATGTAAGTGTTTGCTGTTCACATTTTAGGTTATACATATAGTTTCGACACGGAAGAGTAGAGTATTTTAAGTACATGAAGCATTTGTATTAAATATtcccctttgagatttttttgttATCAAATGGAAACTGAGCTTTggaaaatagaatcatagaaccctAGGTTTAGAAGGgtcaagggtcatctagtctaaccactgccaagatgcagaatttgttgtgactaaatcatccaagacaaatggctatccagcctccttttgaaaacctccagtgaaggagcttccatgacctcccaagggagtctgttccattgtcctactgttcttatcTAAAtataatctaaatctgctatactGACTAAAACAGAATCtggtataaaataataatatatggagatacacctatctcatagagctggaagggaccctgaaaggtcatcgagtccagccccctgccttcactagcaggaccaaatactgatttttccccagatccctaagtggccccctcaaggattgaactcacaaccctgggtttagcatgccaatgctcaaaccactgagttttcCAAAAGAGAGATTATACTGACTCTGAAAGTTAAGCCAATCCCCCAATCACTCTAAAGATGGTACCACTGAGTCAGACTTGAGTCAGCCACAGTGAAGAAACTTGTGCTGCAGCTGCTTGTGCCACTGATTCTATACATTAGACTTCTCGGATTGACTCTCATGGGTgggtctacacagcaaagaaaaacacaTGACTGGCCTGTGGGGctttttcattgctgtgtagatttccGGGTTGGGACTGGAGCATAGGCTGTAGGACCTTGTGGGGTGGGAGGTTCttggagctcaggctgcagcccgagcccgagcccggaagtctacacagcagtgaaacagccctgcagcccgagccctgtgagcctgagtctgcTAGCACAGGTCAGCCACAGGATTTTCtatgctgtgtagacgtaccctctgacACCTTTTTTACAGTCTTGTATGTATGGTAGCTTATTAGAATTTGCATATTTATTTCCATCTAAGAACTCTGATATTTTGTAAACACTAACAAATTTAGACTCAACACTTttctgaggtagggaagtataaTTAAGTGAAAATTGCTAATAATAAATTGAAAAAAACACCTCTTGTGTGTGATCAGTAGGAACTTTTACTAGTCAGTGCCTTCATCTTCTGCAGTTTTAAGTTTTCACTTAAATTACGTTTCTTGCTTTTGTAGTAGATTATATTCAGTTTGTGTGGGAAAGTTAACGGATGTGATGTTGCCTTTCTAAATCTGACAGTTCCAGTGCTTCCATTGCTGTTCACAGCTTTGCCCATCTGCAGGAGATGAAAACTAACTAGAGGATTGTCGTTTTTCAGTTGTTGCTATTCAGAACCCTGTGGGCAGCAGGGGTCAAGTCAGCTTCACTCTGTTGCTACTGCTTGTGGAAGCTAGGAACAGCAGGACAAATGTGAAAGCTGTTCACTGAATGAAAGTCCCAAAATAGATACTTGGAGGTGGGTATAATCACAGAAGCCACTCCCCTCCAAGGTATCAAGAAAGAGAATTTGTATATGGCAAACcatacataaaataaatatttgggatacaaaaagaaaaaccaaaaataCAGGGCAGGAGGTAAATAACTCAGTCTAGGGAAAGTGATATAAAGTGGGAGATAGAGAGAAAGTAAAGAGCAAACAGAACTGAAGACAACACAAGAAAAGATGCACTATCCTTACAGGAAAGGAAAAAAGTGGAGTGATACCAGGAAGAGAAAAAGATGCAACAGGAGAATAGAAGAGTAAAAGTGCATAGTACATGTGTCTTATTCCTTTAAAATGTAGTTGGTATGACTTTGAGGGTTTTGCAGCACAAGTATATTTCACTCTGGCTAATAAGGTTAGTTATCGGACTGGCAGGTGGCAGTTGTGATTAGAGAAAGATAATTAGACACTGATGGCTGAGGGTCAACTattgtcagtgggactacttggtCAAACAGAGTGAGTAGCATTTATTCTGCAACAGTGATAGACTGCAAAACTAATATCAAAGCTGAGATGTAGTGAAAAACGAGGAGCATCAAGGCTGATACTTTATCTTCAATTCTTCCCATTAAGTTATAATGAATATGCTTAAAtatctataaaatcatgcattATGTTGACCCACGAGAAGCTAAATACAAGTTATGGATGGTGAGTCGGTGACTTAAAGAAACACTGCCAGGGTAGAGCAAAATATGACCTGCCACTTACTAAGGCTTGTGTATACCAAAAGTTATTAGACAGTCCAAGGCTTCAGCCTTGGTCAGGGACATGATTAGGGTCATGTCCACATTACAAAATACATGCCTTAATTTTTGGAGATAACTGTTGTCCTAGAGACTCCTGACATGGTTGTATTTGTAATGTAGATGCGTTgtgtatctagggtgaccagatgtcccaattttatagggacagtcccgattttggggtctttttcttatataggctcctattacccccgtcccgatttttcacatttgctgtctggtcaccttatctGCAAGTACAttgtaaaaaaaatctgaaatgtgtGTGGTGGCACTTCATACCTCAACAGTGTGTATCTAATTTACAAACAGTGACGGACAAGGGGTTGAGGTGAATACTTCCACATCGTACTGTTTCCAGCTTTGTAGAATGGTTATTAATATACTCTTTCATTCACTGTTGGATTTGTCTCTGTCTCTTTCAGGTTTTATTTGTGGCTGGCTTGGCTTTTGTTATTGGTTTAGAAAGAACATTTAGATTCTTCTTccaaaaacacaaaataaaagcaaCAGTCTTTTTCCTGGGTGGTGTGCTTATAGTTCTCATTGGTTGGCCCTTGATAGGAATGATCCTTGAAATGTATGGATTTTTCCTTTTATTCAGGTAAGACTTGTTTAAAATGGAGTTCTTCATTGGTATTTTTTTGTTATTAGGAGGAAATGTTTTTGCTAATTAGACAGCATTCACCACTTCCACAACAGTTGCTAAACTGAAACGTCATCTCTAAGCACACTATATAATTTATACAAATCCTTAATTTGTATTTGTAACAACCTGGAACTTGATGTGTACTAGTTTGATACTTTTAAAATCAACATTGCCTAAATCCATTTGATATTTGTTACATTGTTTCATATGTGTGGGAAAAATGGCACTTGACAATTTcacactcttcccaccccccaatcAAGCAAGGCTTTTTTTAAAGAACCAAAATATCCTTTATGCCTAAAATGTGGACTTTGTCTAATTTACCACCACCCCCAGTAAAGACCCAGCTTAAATCTGAAGAAACATGATGTTCTTTTGAAAAAAACCCAcgtattttatttaacatttcctTCCAGTGTTTGCAACCTTGGTATTGTGCTAGTGTATGAGAAATTGAAACAGACTTGTTTTCATTATCCAATCACCTTGTGTCTCATAATGCTTATGCCTAGCATAATCACTTAAAATGGAGCAGCATTTTGTTATATGGTTAACAAAGGTGAATTATGTAAATCTGAAAAATCATTATTCATATATAGTAAGTTTCATACTTGTGCCTAGCATTCCGATAAGAAGCCATTCATCATTTTTCTTCATATCACTTCTGACTTGCTAAAATCCGCATCCTtcggggagggaaagaggaaaatGTCACATAGATATCACTATAGACCTTTTTGAACTTAACCCTGAAGTTCTGATGAAATCAGAACTATTTAACAGACTCATGACTCCAGTATAGTAGCCACTCAAGgtttttccatggtgctgcagtgCAGGTGAAAATTAATGCAGTTGCTGTGGAAGTCAAAGGAAATGTGACTTGGATCATAATATTTTTAACTCACTTAAGTTGGATATATAGTCCTATATTTAAACACTTAGGTTGggaatttcaaaagtgctcaatATTGACCTGCCTTTGCtcctcctgaagtcaatggaatttttattgttgacttcagtgagaggtgAGTTATGTGAAAAGCAGAATGCTTTTAAAAAGTCCCATCCTTAGATCTTCCTTGTTTTTGTTGGTCCAAGTTCTTTCATCCTTAACTTGCAAAGTATTACCACAAATGTTTTGCAAATGGTTATGCATTGATCTAAGATTTCCTTCAGTAATTGGTATGTTAACAAAGAGGCAGTTTTGCTTTAGTCACTTGTAAATTGTTtcttaaattttgttttaaaattgtaaaaGCACATGTTGATATGTACCTCATCACAGCTTTAGGGAATCATAATTACAGTTccgtgtctgtcacagaggtcatggattctgtgaccgTGGCAGTGGTCCCTGGCCGACCAGTGCAGCCATGGTCCGCTAGCCTCAGCAGTGCTCCCTGACCAGCCGGGCAGAGCAGCCGCAATCCGCAGCCCCGGGCAGCAGTCCCCGGCCagagcagccacagccctggccaGTTTATTGTCCGttacctgtccatgacttctactaaaaatatgatgactaaatcatagccttattcATAATATGGATAATTTCAAATTGCTTTGGTAACACTTGAAAGCTTTAAAAGcagctttaaaagcagcaaagtacattg
Proteins encoded:
- the GOLT1B gene encoding vesicle transport protein GOT1B, whose protein sequence is MISLTDTQKIGMGLTGFGVFFLFFGMILFFDKALLAIGNVLFVAGLAFVIGLERTFRFFFQKHKIKATVFFLGGVLIVLIGWPLIGMILEMYGFFLLFRGFFPVVVGFIRRVPVLGYLLNLPGISSLVDKAGESNNMV